The following coding sequences lie in one Cyanobacterium sp. Dongsha4 genomic window:
- a CDS encoding molecular chaperone DnaJ, with the protein MNKENSKCNYCDGKRYIEIRDCTGEIQREETCVFCNGTEEN; encoded by the coding sequence ATGAATAAAGAAAACAGTAAATGTAATTACTGTGACGGTAAAAGATACATAGAGATTAGGGATTGTACGGGGGAAATCCAGAGAGAAGAAACCTGTGTTTTCTGTAACGGTACAGAAGAAAATTAA